TtcgaaaaatttgtttataagtttattctagAACACATATTTGTCATTCTTACCCTTTAGGAGCTGGTGATCTAGGTGGTGGTTCTGGTACTAATCTTTTGTTTTGTCTGTTTGCATCTTCTAATGGTTCTTTAAACTGTGATGCCagatattttgcattattttccTCAATATTATCAGTCTGTGgtacttttttaattgttcttgTTCTAGACCTAGTATTGCTTTCTGCTTCAGGACTATCaccagtttttttctttaaagttttagtCCTTGAACGTATATTCATTTCAGGGCTATCATCAATTACAAGTTCGATCACATTGTTATCATCACTATTTATTATTTGGGTAGTGCCTTCATCAGCTTTTTTTATAACTCTAGTCCTAGAACGTACATTCGGAGACTCATCTTGCTGTTGGACAAttgtagttgttttatttttattgttcctgTTGTTTCTGTCTTCTTCGTCTTTACCCTCAGTCTGATCTTTTTTCCTCAGTACTCTCGTCCTTGATTTTGTGTTAGTAGTTTCTTCGCTAGATTCTTCATTTAATTCATCACTAAGAGTCAAGGTAATATTATTGcgattaatattttctttttcttcagtttttaactgattttctttctttttcaataacttatttcttgattttttagtttttgtatttatgatGACTGAAATTTCGTCCGTTTCCTTTTTCACTTTTGTTTGACTGTCTGGATTTTCAGATTCATCAATTTCTTGTTTAACAAAAGTACTACACTTGATTGTAGGATTATTTTCCAACTTCGAATCAAAACCATTGAAAACCACATCTGTTGTTGGCGACTGACATAAAAGTGGAGAACTATGTGCTATTGGTAAACCTTCTTGTTCTACTGGATTGTCATTAGAACTAGTGCTACTTTTGAATCTCTTTGTTCGACGCTGTTCATTATTTCCATTGACTGTATCAATGCCTTTCTCCACttgattcttattttttttacttttcacagAAGGACTAGGTGTTTTACTTTCCAATTTATTGTTAGCCTCAAGAAGTGGAGCACTATCATTGAACAAGTCTGCACTAGTTCTTTTCCTTGAGGTACGTTCCAAGGACTTACTTTTCCCTCTGTTTCGTGTTAACGATTTCACTCTGGGGGTACTTATTCGTTCTAAAGTAACTTTACAGTTTTGTAGTTCGTGATCATTTACTACTTTCTCACCATTAACCAAAGCTTCAGTTTGTACTGGTTCGTCCTCATCTTCTCTCGAGCTACTACTACTACCTGAAAACAAAGAAACCAATAActaacaatatttcttttaaactacCACATTTCAAATTCTCACTTGCaatttattggttattaaaagGCTTCAATTTTCTTCAGAAGTTACATCATCAAAGTTTAAAACAGCAGTACACCTTCAATATTTCTGAAGACcccttaaaaagaaataattggaTGCTCTAAGAATGCAAAATCTTATAGTTGAAATAGCATCCAAATTGTAATATATGATTTTGatgatgaaattaataataactatattaaactTAACTTCATGACGTTCCCAGATTCATTAATTTATGGAGTTCTTTGCTATGGATATTAATCAAAGCTGGTTGGTCCACTCTATCGACGTATCGGCACaatgaaagtattattttagcTGTTCCTTGCCTCTGTAAAGGTCCACATAACTCTGTGAATTAATTTATTGATCCCACTACACTGGTTCCAACGTCAATGCGCCTTACTACAGTTACGTGCAATATTACTACTCGCTTACAAATTTAACCAATAGAAAATGCTGTTCAAcaccacaatttatttatgattcttgTTTGGTAATGTATTAATAGAGTAATTCAAAAAGTAATGAAAGATTTGCAATAATACCGTTTATATCAGATTCATGTGTTTTTGCCCATTACTGATTTGGTAAACATCTGCACATTGCTAGGCATATCGGGTGAATATTATTGgagcaattaaaaatgttgtaactaAAAGTAACTAGTTATAAAATAGACAATTATCAAAttcttaataaaatgtatatttatacaagGCCTATCAATAACAAAGATTTTATCCTCACGCAACTAcacaaaaaatgtacatatttttacaaacaataagtaTAGAAATGATACATGGTGTTAGTGAAGATTTGGAAACATGTTGTGTGTAATCAGTACGAAAAATTTTGATAGAATAATAGCTTAACTTTTTATGAATTGAGAAGAGAGTATAATATAGTTTCCAATAGATctgtattcaatattaaaaatcttcttgattttgttatgtaaaatagaaatagaatagaatacgTTTATTGTGTTGacaatatataatacattgtattgcaatagtcaataacACTAATTTTTCACGGtatatatcttaaaactaaaGCCTTTCTCTCAcctttccatacagttgcacgcaggcacttacataaacaaacaaaatttgtggGGTCTACCCGCAAGATTGCAACAATGCCACCAATCACCAATATCAATCCCGAGTGTGCTCCATGAGTGTgtcaacaaacattttatatacctAATAACTCACCTTTCTGTGCTGCTcggaaaatacatgtatccaataGAAAAAAAAGAGAACAAATAATTACCAACACAGCACTACCATGGGGCAGACTGCAGCCCAGCAATGCAGGTGAGAGGCCTGCAGTAAAAGAACTTTTGGTAAGAGACCACAATTTTGCCGGTACACAAGGTCGGTTCAGTACAACTTTGTTTGATCTTTTGGGAACACAAGCCTAAGAACACTACTCTACTACAAAAGAATTAGCAGATTCAGggaaaggaatatatttttaaaactacaagtcATAACCTCTACCtactacttttaaataataaaaaatggtagcttataaaatgagcttccagaatacattccattaacataaaaatgtaaggatatatatttagggaaaatttattgatataatttataattgtatggataaaataaatattcacgaTCGACTATTAGCTGTCGAGCAGCTGACGTCCACGTATACAATAAGCAGAAATGTTGCCGTTACAAATtacgattttcaattaaaatactatttataaatcacACTATTTTGTTAAGgtatgtttctaaatagtttttatacacaaagaactacaaaaacacGTTTTAGCAATTGATAATTCGCGTACTGGCGATCAGCCATTGTCCCTGGATAGATTTATTGGATTCATAGagtgaaatgtaatttttccaaGAATATCTTAAGCACTTCTGATAGTATCAGAATCGAGTGAAAAGAGCCACGGTATCAAGTAAAGGAATCGATCCATCCCCAGTAAATATTCCAGccacattataaaaatgtaaagataatCTACATGTTTTTCCGGAGCCCTAAATTGATACATAGTCCATGCTTTTCCAGATTCCTGTCACTGGTAATCCTGGTTCCAGTCCCGTGAATGTACTGTGGCTGGGTTTACACTGACAAGTAAAGTTGTGAGAGAATTTGTACTTCTACTGTCGCACAATGTGAAACAACATAAGCAATGTTATTTGTCAGAACTGTTAGAAGTACTTGCTACGGCTTTAACGCTGGTTGTTGCGGGAATCAATACAAAGTCTGTTCACAAACAgcaaatttttaatagaaattttaattgcCGATACTGCTCTCCAGTTCTTGCAAACAACTGTTTGACATTGGATGCTGCAATACTTGCAAACTCTCTTGCACCCATTTAGAGTAGCGATTTTTATTTTCGGACAAAAACTTATACAACtttttgccagtgtaaacgcCGTTAGTTCAGTCAAGGTTTGGATATGACCGTGATATCAAAATATAACAACCCTTTCTTTGTTTCAACCTATGTAATCTGACAACCAATCGGAACATGTGTGAGTAGCAACTGTTCATAGACCAAACAGATCTCTGCCACAATAGAAGGGGAAAGCAGAGAGCGTTCGAATGGTGACTTACAGTTTAATGTTGTATTGTACAAAAGAAGAACCCTCAATGCTGCCCACCACAAATGTGAGCTGCAGGGCAGTACCACACGGTGCCACTGATCTACCGTAAACTccagacatttaattttaatcttgcTGCTCAGTCCTCAGCTCATTCTTTCATCGATGTGCATCATGTAGGATCCAAACGCCCCCTTCTCGACTTTACTCGTCATAAATTCACAATTTTCATCTTCAAAAAGTCTCTTATAAGGTCTGGTAAGAATCCAACTAACCAtctggtgtactcaaaaaccGGGTTCATCTCGTAACAAACCGTTAAACAGACAATATTCACCGAACCGAACTCTAGGCCTGTTTATAAGGTGAACACTACATTTTGACCTGTGCAATCTATCTAGCCCACGTCCGTTTCAAAATGctattttcactaaaaaaaattttaaaaaaacaaaaaaataaaaggagaaaaaaaaaaacggagtTGGACAACTTCGTCTGGAGACCCCATTTCAGTGactataaataaatcttatttacaAAACAACCCTTTTTATTGTGGCCACTATTTTTCTGCCACTCTACCGCTTACCCCTTGTATAGTGGCTGAGGTCTAAGATTGGTCGACCTATTTTAGTTGTTACGTGTTTGGGGGGCTTGCCGCGACACAGGGGTAAAACTAACAAAGACATAGTTCACTACACTAATAAAGGCAACCTTGGATCAATTTGTCAGATATGGGGCTCATAAACATATGTCGAACTTCATTCACAACTTAGCATAATATGCCGTGTAAAATTAAATGATTCAAGATCAATCAGGTTCTGATTCTAGTTGCTGTCAATTTATTTGTGGATTTCGTGAGTTCTTAGAGACAGAAAAATTGTTTTCGAGATTTTCTTGGTTTGGTTATTTCCGGCTTCCGGTTTTCCTAGTTGGGAGGCCACCCTGAAAAATGAAAAGCTGAAAGAGACTGTTATGAACAAACACATAATACAATAAACGAAGTTGCTGATCATGTTGGTATATCAATTAGTtatgtcatatattttaatatgaactaCAAATTGTTAAATTATGACAAAAACAAAGTTGCATAGACAGTTGATAACAAGTATATCAAATGAAGTCCACGATGATATAGAACTATTACAGGTCATAACAGGTGACATAAGTATGTGTGAATCagttacacttttattaaaatttattggtaTATGTTCTTTTTTGATTAAAGTAACAGAGTACACGGTCTAGCATGTTTAGCATGTTATAACCTGAAAACTAGAGGACTTTGAGGACCCAAGATGACAGTTACTTTCTAAagttactaaaacaattattttataacaaaaattaaattttgaattgaaaactaCCATAATCTATAATTAAAGTATACTAGTTGCACATTTACTATGAAAAAACTTTCATGAACAAAAGTGATTTATATCTACACTGTATGTACTTGTATTAAAATTAGGCTCTGATGAAATCATACataaaaaccaaatttctatcatacttttttacaaattaaattattaaatgtttaagaaactGTTAAAATTGTCTCTTTCCACCGTgaacttttttagtaaatttaacaaaatagtatTGGCAAAAACACATGTATTCTGAATACAACTGCTCAGAATCTGGTAGACCTGCAAGATTAAtttgtaagtattattaaaaagtgtacaGTAGATCTTTTAAGAGTTACAAAAGGACTTACTCTCAGCtctgttctttgtaaacaattttattgtggGTGTGTTTATTCGTTCTAATACCACTTCACAAACTTGTACATTATACCCATTGACTACTTGTTCATCTATCATCAGATTATCATTTTGCATTTGGTCATCTCCTCCTTCTCTTGAACTacctgaaaattatataaaattctgatTGGAGAAATACTAGCCTACCATGGTACTCTGTCCCAATATTAAGGTTTCGGCTCAACATTGAATGCTGCAGAATATCTACAGCAGTCgttaaaaactaaatagaataaaacagtGGTAGAATTTGATTGCATAAAAAAATTCCATCGCACAATTGAGGTTTTATCATGTAACAATTTATAACTAtcatgaaaaactattaaaaagtcttattaattttttcataatgttTTAACATAACAATTCCTCTTctctaatgttatttataaatttaattttaatctaaattatttctttccttcttattttagaaataaataattccaaaaatcagtataaatttaattcatgtgCAATATTTAATCAAGTATTTTTCAATAACTCGGTTATAGTTGTCAAATCATCCTAATTTCTAACTATTTTTCATATAGTTAATCACCAAATTTCATTTCACAATGTTCTGGAAAGTTTAAATAAGtatctaaattatattaagttagttttataaatgacAAATCTATAGATTAATTGTCACTCGTATTTATGCactaacaccttcactgctggtctatactgagtggcACCGAATATAGCACTGCCTCTGGGCTGTAAGGCGTCTGTCACAGTCAACacgttaaactactgtacaatacttgtctagctataatacatgtagttaacatcttcactgctggtctatattGAGTGGCACCGAATATAGCACTGCCTCTGGGCTGTAAGGCGTGTTTGTCACAGTCAACacgttaaactactgtacaatacttgtctagctataatacatgtagttaacatcttcactgctggtctatactgagtggcACCGAATATAGCACTGCCTCTGGGCTGTAAGGCGTTTGTCACAGTCAACacgttaaactactgtacaatacttgtctagctataatacatgtagttaacatcttcactgctggtctatactgagtggcACCGAATATAGCACTGCCTCTGGGCTGTAAGGCGTTTGTCACAGTCAACacgttaaactactgtacaatacttgtctagctataatacatgtagttaacatcttcactgctggtctatactgagtggcACCGAATATAGCACTGCCTCTGGGCTGTAAGGCGTTTGTCACAGTCAACacgttaaactactgtacaatacttgtctagctataatacatgtagttaacatcttcactgctggtctatactgagtggcACCGAATATAGCACTACTGGTCTAtactgctggtctatactgagtggcACCGAATATAGCACTGCCTCTGGGCTGTAAGGCGTTTGTCACAGTCAACacgttaaactactgtacaatacttgtctagctataatacatgtagttaacatcttcactgctggtctatactgagcAACACTGAACTTAGAACTAAGCCTCTACGCCATaggtatattattttgaatagtCTAAACACTATTTACTATTATgtagttattgtttataaatgacTTCACCTGCAAATACactaatacatgtttttaatgtCAACTTGTTTTTCTAAGGTTTTGGGGCATCCTCAATGGccagcaaaaattttaaatattgacaaaatTACCTGAAAACCTACTACCAAGTACAAGGTTGAAGGTTTTGGAACTAATGAAACAgctattgttaataaaattattaattgtgcCACTATGAGggcaataatactaaatttcCTCTAGAATCTCTTGCACTGAGACGCTATAAATTAGTATTAACAGAAATAGCAAAGGCCTGGGTGTTAACTATTCTCctgtaataaatttacataaaataccaAATGCTGCATGTAATCTCTTCTAAACATTCCACCAAAGATAAAATTTCTCATACCATCAAAAACCTAATTCAAAATGAGAAATTGTATATCAGCTTAAATAAACCCTCTGTTTCAGAATACAAAAAGGCTAGTTAACAAACCAATATAAAACAGATGCTTCTGTGAATACTATGATTAACCTTCATCTAAACTATATACTGTCACAGATCAATGTATTTCTTTGGAGGAAACCCTCGTTAAATAAGAAACAAAGAGTAACGATAACGACTTTCACACATAATGTAAGtgttcaacaaataaaaaagaaaatctaaGTCTTTAGATACAAAGTGAAGCTTTTAAAAATGACAACGAACTATTATCAGAAAAAAAATCAGGATACTAAAATCAGAATCAAATCATCATAATTGTCTAAATACATTGAACAAGCCATGGATCCATTTCTCATTTTAGGTTATTCAAGAACTAATCCTACCACTGCAATATCTTTCAAGTTTAGAGACAACCACCCAAAACTCAAGATGGAAGGAAATCAGAAGCTAAATCTAAACTTATTATTTTGGCTGATAGCCACAGTAAATATCCATGCAAGCTAATTGAACAAAAATCCTCAGTAAGTGCTAGCTCCTTTTTAAGAACCGGAACAAAGTATGATAGGGTCACTTAAGAAGTTGAGCAGCTCACAGAAAGACTTACGCACCACCTTCTGATTCATCACTGGTACAAACAACATCCATAGCACAATCTTAAAAAGACTTACTGACAATATTGGAACACTGATAAATAATATAGAACATACTAATTTACAGTACAGTACCCAGGAGTCATGACAAGACAAACCTTGACCTCAAAATGACAATAAAATGACTACAaatctaaaacttaaaatatattagtgtaCCTCCCAAATATAAAACCTCTCAAAATTAAACTGGTCTATGCATTATACTGTAAGTGAATGTAGTAGGATCTACAGAGTAAGTTACATTTTTTGGACACAGAGATGTTGTTTCTATTGAATACCTGAGAATAgcatattttggaatatttctaTATCATATTCCTTATGGATATTACTCTGCGGTCATTCTTATCATGTTAAAGAAATTGTGATGATACCAAAGAGGGTTTTAAGAACAATTTGTAGAATTCTTATAACACTGTAAACcactatttattcatttaaaaatactcaaatttgtaaatctattaactttaaatcaaatattatacataaatagtgATCTGCACTTATTTTACAAtcagatgatatttttataataggctACTAGAAATCGGGATAAGCTTGATATGCCACAGCACAGATTGGCCAAAGTAGGTTCATCTCACAAGATGAAAATATTGCTTTCTCTAATAAACTTGATGTGATTTCTTAACTGCTTCCGTTaagatatacaaaaataaatactacacTGTCTAAAACAAAGtccattttataataatcaagAGGAGTTTTTAGATCATGATATAgatatgttttgattttaaataactataagtCTCAGGATTCACAGTTAATAACACAGATAAGAGAATACCAAGAAGGATTCAGGAAGGGAAACCATGCAGTGAACAAATTAGGAActtgaaaatatcaataacaccACTGCAAAATTTATTGACTTAAAGAAGGCCTATGACTAGAGAGAGTCTATTCAGTACACTAAGAGAAGTGGAAGTTGATATTAAGACTAGAGAACtaatttaagaaacattaaaaactacAGTTTGATATTTAAAGTTATGGAGGGGTTATCAGAATCATTCAAAATTAAGACAGGGTTGAGGCAGGGTAGGCTGTCCATTGTCCATTCTATTTAACACAGttccagaaaaaaatatttagaacatgGGAAAAAAGAAGTCAAGTGGATACAGATGAGGAAGCACAAAGAAAGAGCCACATAcagttttatatcaataaaacctaatttagtttcaaaaatataatgcTTTCAAGAATAAGTCTCCAATAGCaaacatattaaaattctttttctaaGAAGACAGAATGATAAGATTCCTAAAATGTTTTGACctagtataataaaacaaacaacaaggAAACTGCACCAATTTGAGACGTAATGAAGATGAAGACAGACAAAAGTCTACACTTTGATTTGACACACCCAAACATAAGACTTACTAACTTAAAACCTGAGCTCATTTCAGGCATTCTGCATATGTTTTCATATatggtttaaatgttttaatgcttAAAGcaataatgataattttgttgttgatttatttcttataatattcacttttatgTCATATAagcacaaaatgtttttaatttgttttttatccactaaaattatattcacttataaaattttgactgtattatttccaaattttagtcCAATATCTGCATTTTGGCAGAATTtacaattgttttgaaaatacttaCCTAGGCAATAAAATTATCTATGCACATTGTAAAAACTATCAACTTTACCTAAACTAcatttttttgctttatttttgcttattattatgcattaaagatttattttcttaaaaagatTGCGTTGTTCCAAAATATTTTGGCTTATGTGGTAAAATGTTGCAGATATAAGTTGCAGATTACccaaacgaaaataaaaaatacattatatcagCACTTAAATATGAACAAACAAAGAAAGAagcaatataattaaacataaaaactataatcaTCTTCTGAAACAGAACAAGAAACtggtaattttttgtttcaagtttgttattgacgatggaaggtttgaaaggataacaggatttcggacatttgccatcgttataggttataaaaggttatcaaaatgttatcaaaatcctgttatcctttcaaactggTAATTACGCAGCTGAAACACAACTTATGTGCAGTCATCATTTGTTGACAACAGCTGATAATGAGTGaagtttattttatcattttcttaacagaattaaaataatttaaaatattgttatattaaggtacaattgttaataaattaacacaaaaatactttattttattaaaaattatatcattatttaaaatgcaGTTTTCTAAACATGCAACATATTGGATGTGCTTTCCAAAGGATTAAAGAAACTTACAAACATAACATgcttatttttagtgttttagaaCTATTCATTAATGTTTAGATTTTAGAAGGTTAATTTTGCCAAGAAAGCTTTAATTTTGGACTGACAAATATAGAACAGTCACTGAATTTGTAATTAGTTAATAACAGAGTAGTATgctatatttgtgtaatttttagttcTCCTTGATACTCAACTTTTTTTTGTCTGCGGTCATGCACAACATTATTCTAAATAATCAAGAGTTTTACCAAAGagagatatgtaaataaaatatttactctctacgcaaattttaaataacaaagtttagTTACGTGCCTGCAGATTGCTTCTGGCGAGTTTTTCTGCATTTTGCTTGTTTGTCATCGAAGTCTGTCGGTCTTCTTAGTTTTGTTGCTTTCATAAAGCTCTGCACCTGAGCTAACTTCTGCCCTGCAGCCTAAAgtcaaaaaatttagttaacgTTAAAACATGTAGTAACAGAAATCTATCTGAAATTTGTACAACTTTATAAAGGaggcaataattttaattaccctCATAACACGTCAGTATAAAGGAGATATTTTAATCATGAATAAAGAGAATACTATTAATCCCTCAAGTGCTAACTATATCACTTTAAAGTGCTGGCCCATTTTCAAGCATATGTcatgttattctttttttaattacgttataaatacaaaaatgcaatCAAATATCAAGTAATATGTATAATCTTTTCACGATATATGTTCTATTAATATggtaaagtaaaactaaaatatttaccatttggGGTTTAGAAAGATAGTCTAGTTGACTGGCAGAGCACAAAATATTTAAGgtaagttataaatgttttcataattcAGTAATGAAAcctccaaaatatataaattataaattttattcaaaataacataaatgCTGTAGGTACCAAAACTTTTTGAACAAaactacttgtaaaagttttgaaaacataGCCGTGTGTGGAGAGATCGTTAATCAACAAGGTTACATGTCTTACCTTCCAAGAATGACTGGAAGCCACCACCATCCTTGTACCAAAATTGTTGAAATCTGCAGTGATTACTAACcagaattacaaattttaattttatacaaatcaaGGTATTACATAAAGGTATGCACCAGACAAAAGGAGTTTGTAAAAGCGAGCTGACACCTAGTGAAATGGTGAAGATCAATTTGACTATCACCATCAGTCACCTTATACTTAATGTAATCTCATAG
The Homalodisca vitripennis isolate AUS2020 chromosome 1, UT_GWSS_2.1, whole genome shotgun sequence DNA segment above includes these coding regions:
- the LOC124374424 gene encoding inner centromere protein-like isoform X4; this translates as MKTMAFLKSKFKEPINNTRSIWFENISSISDTFEELDFILHCVQNNLITIKSKGNEKTDENAVNEDKNHDEVFKLPVVGEKKKRGRPIKQSTASVTRDSDSGLLDDSVSSSTSSKSRRAAAQAAGQKLAQVQSFMKATKLRRPTDFDDKQAKCRKTRQKQSAGSSREGGDDQMQNDNLMIDEQVVNGYNVQVCEVVLERINTPTIKLFTKNRAESSSSSSREDEDEPVQTEALVNGEKVVNDHELQNCKVTLERISTPRVKSLTRNRGKSKSLERTSRKRTSADLFNDSAPLLEANNKLESKTPSPSVKSKKNKNQVEKGIDTVNGNNEQRRTKRFKSSTSSNDNPVEQEGLPIAHSSPLLCQSPTTDVVFNGFDSKLENNPTIKCSTFVKQEIDESENPDSQTKVKKETDEISVIINTKTKKSRNKLLKKKENQLKTEEKENINRNNITLTLSDELNEESSEETTNTKSRTRVLRKKDQTEGKDEEDRNNRNNKNKTTTIVQQQDESPNVRSRTRVIKKADEGTTQIINSDDNNVIELVIDDSPEMNIRSRTKTLKKKTGDSPEAESNTRSRTRTIKKVPQTDNIEENNAKYLASQFKEPLEDANRQNKRLVPEPPPRSPAPKGELVKKRVEDFEKMKNGEIIDEEQPSRVTRNAAKNKPAPSVSSEPKLTRVNKFPHGTNRMTPADNNKALVHKQSAEEAEKKRKEEDHTKRQAKEEDAKKKKEKTLKATAEETRRKREEKLQKAAEARAAAEREKALLAVKLEKEKEDKMRLIAAEKEKQKEEQLKKKLLMQQKTLEYEERRRQEEAARLAKIKEQEEEHRRILAMKEREQELLQKQQKAAELRLAETEKAKQQGNSKLGKIAAVNNAKMKLQLGMTPSEKTNNVPTQSYEITPAREDRPLLKPKTEDDYGLDDAHSDDSSDEETCPKKEIPRWALPKNRERLIKTTKYIPSSLWVQFMVPNVNPDLSKMFAGTQIKKRIRTSSAVWRTPPRCSHFQK